The sequence GTCCTCCGCGCACGCCAGGGTGTGCCCGAGCTTGCGCGCCAGCTCGTTGACCACCGGCAGCACGAACACCAGATCGGCCGCGAGCAGCCGCAGATGCCGGCCCGCGGGATGGCGGTCGTGCACCGCGACCTGCATCATCAGGCCGTCCAGCGGCAGCGTCCCGGAGTGGTTGGCGACGATCAGCGCCCCGCCCTTGTCCGGGATGTTCTCGACGCCCTTCACCTCGACCCGGAAGTACTTCTCGTACACCGGGCGCAGCAGCGACATCAGGACCTGGTCGGTCAGCTCCGCGTCGTACCCGAAGTCGTCGACCTCGTACTCCCCGGTCAGCCGGCGCCGCAGGAACGACAGCCCGGCCGCCACCCGCCGCTCCAGGCCGCCCTCGTCGGCGGGCACGGACGGTTCCACCGGCCGCTCGTCCTCGCCCGCCGGGCCGTCCTCCGCCGTCGGCCCCCGCCCCGGCAGCCGCTGCACCTCACCCAGCTCACCGGCCCCGGCGTCGCCGCGACCACCGCGCCGGCCACCCGCGCCCCGCCGTCTCCCGGGCCGCTGCGGACCACTGCCGCTCCCGCTCCCCCGGGACCGGTCGTCGTCGAAGGGAATGACCTTGGCGTCCGCCATCGTTACCGCGCTCCTCGGTCGGCGCTCTGCGTCGTGGGCCGGCCGCCGCCCGGCAGGGCGAGCGCGGCGATCCGGTCGACGGCTCCCGCGACGGCCTCCGGCGGCAGCAGCCCCGCGCCCTGGCCCCGGGCGAAGTCCGCGAACGCCTCCGCCGTCGTACAACGGGGCGTGAACCCCAGCGTCTCGCGCATCTGGACGGTGTCCACGACCCGCCCATGGGTCAGCAGTCTGAACTGCTCCGGTGAGAAGTCCGTCATACCCAGCGTACGGACCAGGGAGCCGGCCCAGGTGACCGCGGGCAGCAGCAGCGGCACGGTGGGCCGCCCGAGCCGCCGGGAGCACTGCGACAGCAGCAGCACCCCGTCCCCGGCGATGTTGAACGTGCCGCTGTTGAGGGTGCCCCGGCGCGGCTCGTGCGAGGCGAGCCGCAGCACCTCCACCACGTCGTCCTCGTGCACGAACTGGAGCCGCGGGTCGTAGCCGAACACGGTCGGCAGCACCGGCAGCGCGAAGTACGAGGCGAGCGGGGTGTCCGCGGCCGGACCGAGGATGTTGGCGAACCGCAGCACGCACACGGCCACATCGGGCCGCCGCCGGGCGAACCCGCGCACATACCCCTCGACCTCGACGGTGTCCTTCGCGAACCCGCCGCTGGGCAGCGACTTGGCCGGGGTGGTCTCCGTGAACACGGCGGGATCGCGCGGCGCGGAGCCGTACACATTGGTGCTGGACTTGATCACCAGCCGCTGCACCGCCGGCGACTTCTGGCAGGCGCCGAGCAGCTGCATGGTGCCGATGACGTTGGTCTCCTTCACCGTGGCGCGGTTGCCGCCGCCCAGCGCGGTGCCGGTGACATCGAGGTGTACGACGGTGTCGGCGCCGGTCTCGGCGAGCACCCGGGCCATGCTCGGCTGCCGGATGTCGGCCTGGATGAAGTCGGCTCCGCCCAGCTGGTGCGCGGGCGGCACCGCGTCCACCGCGATCACCCGCTCGACCTCCGGGTCCCGCTGGATCCGCCGCACGAACCGGCCGCCCAGCTGCCGGGCGGCCCCGGTGACGAGCACGACCTTGCCCAAGATCAGCGCCTTTCTTCCCGCGTTACTCCCGTTCCGCGTTCCCCGTGGGGGCCAACTTAGCGGGTGGACGTCGCGCTGTGATGACTGCCCGATGCGCGAGGTGACGGAAATTCCCCGGCCGGAGTCGGCCGGATCACCACCGGGTCGCCGGGGATACGCCTGTGGCCCCCCATCATTGCCGATGGGGGGCCACAGGACACGCTCTCGCGTCGCCGCTTACTTCTTGTTGCGGCGCTGAACGCGCGTGCGCTTGAGCAGCTTGCGGTGCTTCTTCTTGGCCATCCGCTTGCGCCGCTTCTTGATAACAGAGCCCACGACTACCCTCGCTCACTTCTCATCACTCGGTTGTTTGGGCGCCATGGGCCCACACGACCTACGAGGGGCTAGCCTACCCAACCGAGCGCTGAGGTCGTAATCGAGGGTCTCCGGGGATCCCCCGGAGGGGATCGTCAGGCCGTCTCCACCCCCACATAGCTGTCGCGGAGGTACTCGTGGACCGCTTGTTCGGGGACACGGAAGGACCGCCCCACCCGGATCGCGGGCAGATGACCGCTGTGCACCAGGCGGTACACGGTCATCTTCGACACTCGCATCACCGTGGCGACCTCCGCCACGGTCAGGAACTGAACCTCGTTCAGAGGCCTCTCGCCAGCTGCGGCCATGACACACCTGCACCTTCCGCACTCGACGGCCACCGGCTTCCCCTTCCGGTGACTCTTCGTCGTTGCGTGCTCACTCCCCAGACTAGGGGCGGGTGATGCGAGTGGGGAAGAGGTGCACCCATCGGCGGCCTACTGTGACAGACACGCGCGTTTGAGTACGTAGCGGGTGAGTGGCAGGTAGTGACTAGACCGGACTCCGTCGTCCAGGGGTACGACGACGCGGACGGCGCCCTGCGCCTGGCCGACGAACGGCGCGGGATCGTCGGAGTCGGCCGGACCGATCGCCTCGAACCCCAGCTGACCTGCGCCGCAGAGCCAGCCGTGGTCGCCGACGACCAGCTCGGGCAGCGGTGTGCCGGCGACCGCCGCGGCCTCCAGGACGACCCTGACCGGCAGCGGGGAATGGCAGTGCGCGCCTGGCTCACAACCGGGGCGCCCGCTCCCGGTTTCCCGCACCAACGCGACGCGTCGTACGTAGTCGACGCGGTGCGTGCGTAGACCGAACCGGGTCAATATGTCGACACAGCGACCCTGCGCGGGGGTGAGGACCTCACATCCCGCCGCCGAGAGGGCGTCCGCGAGGGCGGCGTAGAAACCCAGCAGCGAGCGGGGGTGCCCGGTGCCGAACAGCACCGGTGTGTGACGCCGCGCAGCCGCCCCGAGCCGTTCCGCGAAGGCGTCCAGCGCGGCGAGCGTCCGTACCGGATCGATCACATCCGGCCCCGAGCGGTGCCGGGGATCGGCCGAAACACCACACCTGCGCGCCATCAACGCGAGCAACTCCGGCTCGCCCCAGGCCCCTTGCGGGTCGATCCCGAGCAGCACCCGGGGATCGCGGGCCGCGAACTGACGGTACCTCCGCAGACTCCGCTCCCGCGGCGTCTCGACGACCCCGGCCAGCCGGGCGGCGGACAGGTAGGCCAACACGCTTGCGATGGTGGCCCATGGCAGGGGCCCGTAAGGGAAATACCGGGGGATTTGCGCACGGTTGGCGTAAGAGGTCCCGTAGGGCGTTCCGGGGGCCCGCCCGTGTTCCGGGGCTCTTCTAGGGGAGCAGGCCCCGCAGGGGGAACGCCGAGCGGCGGGTCGCCAGGACGGACTGGTCCAGGCGGTCGGCGGGATCGTAACCGCCCTCCCACGGGGCCCAGGAGACCGGCCAGCGGCCGTCCGTCATCCGCTGGGGGGCCAGCTCGCGGGTGCGGGCGTAGACCTCCTGGCGCCAGCCCTCGGGGATCACCGTCTCCGGGGTGACCGGCCGCCCCGCCGCGATCGCCACGAGATGCGTCCAGGAGCGGGGCACGACCTCCACCACCGCGTAACCGCCCCCGCCCAGCGCGACCCACTTCCCGTCGGCGTACTCGTGCGCCAGCTCATGGCACGCCAGTTGCACCGCCCGCTGCGCGTCCAGCGAGACCGCGAGATGCGCGAGCGGATCCTCGAAGTGCGTGTCCGCCCCGTGCTGGGAGACCAGCACCTGCGGCCGGAAGTCCGCGAGCAGCTCCGGCACCACCGCGTGGAAGGCCCGCACCCACCCCGCGTCCCCCGTCCCGGCCGGCAGCGGCAGATTCACCGCCGCGCCCTCCCCCGCCCCGGCGCCGGTCTCCTGCGGCCACCCGGACTGCGGGAACAGCGTGCGGGGATGCTCGTGCACCGAGATCGTCAGCACCCGCGGGTCCTCCCAGAACGCGGCCTGCACCCCGTCCCCGTGGTGCACGTCCACATCCACGTACGCGACCCGCTCGACGCCCAGTTCCAGCAGCCGCGCGATGGCGAGCGCCGCGTCGTTGTACACGCAGAACCCGGACGCGGCCCCCGGCATCGCGTGGTGCAGCCCGCCGGTGAAGTTCACGGCGTGCAGGGCCTCGCCGCGCCACACCGCCTCCGCCGCCGCCACCGACTGCCCCGCGATCAGCGCGGACACCTCGTGCATCCCGGCGAACGCGGGATCGTCCGGCGTCCCGAGCCCGTACGAGGTGTCGGCGCCCGCCGGATCCGCCGACGCGGCCTTCACCGCCTCGATGTAGTCGTCCCGGTGGACGAGGCGCAGCGTGGACTCCCCGGCCGGCTTCGCCGCGACGATCTCCAGCTCCCGGTCGACCCCCAGGGCACCGATCAGCTTCCGGGTCAGCGCCAGCCGTACCGGGTCCATCGGGTGCCCGTGGCCGAAGTCATAGCCCGTTACTGCCTCGTCCCACATCAGCTGTGCGCGGCCGCTCATGCCCGCCACCGTATCGGCCCGCACTCGTCGCGAACGACCCGGCGTACACGAGCGTCACCAGCACCAACACCATCGGGAGCAGCATCGCCCCGCGATAGCTCCAGGCGTCTCCCACCGCGCCCACCAACGGCGATCCGACCAGGAATCCGACGTAATTGAAGATGTTCAGCCGCGCGACCGCCGCGTCCGACGCCCCGGGGAACAGCCGCCCGGCCGCCGCGAAGGTCTGCGGCACCAGCACGCACAGCCCGAGGCCCAGCAGCGTGAACCCGAGCATCCCCACCCACGCCCCGGGCGCCGCGGCCACCACCGCGAACCCCCCGGCCGCCACCAGCGCCCCGAGCCGTACGACCGCCGCCGCGCCGAACCGCCGTACCCCGAAGTCCCCCAGGGCCCGCCCGACCAGCGTGGTTACCATGTACACGTTGTACGGCACCGTCGCCAGCTGCTCCGAGCTGCCGAGCACGTCCTTCAGGTACTTCGCGCTCCAGTTGGAGACCGTCGAGTCCCCGATGTACGCGAAGGTCATCACCAGGCACAGCGGCAGCAGCAGCCGGAAGACCACGCCCCCTCCGCCGCTTCCCCGCGCCACCGGCGCCGCCGCGTCCCCGTCGACGTACCACCGGCTGCCCACGAGCGTCGCCGGCAGCAGGACCGCCACCACGGGCAGGTACGACACCCACAGCGCGAGCTGCCAGTGCGCCCCGGCCCACGCGAGCGAGGCGCCGACGATGCCGCCCAGGCTGTACGCGGCGTGGAAGCTCAGCATGATGCTGCGGCCGTACGACCGCTGGAGGCTGACCCCGAGCATGTTCATCGAGGCGTCCAGCATCCCCACCGCCAGCCCGAACACCCCGAGCGCCACCGCCACCGCGGCCAACTGCCCCTGTCCGCCCGCCCCGGCGGCCAGCAGCGCGAGCAGCACCACCGGCTGGGACCAGCGCAGCAGCCGGCTGGGCCGGACCCGCTTGACCAACTGCTCGGTGGTGACGCTGCCGACGCCCGCGAGCACCGGCACGGCAGCCAGAAAGACCGGTAGCAGGGCATCGGAGATGCCGTACCGGTCCTGGATGGCGGGGATGCGCGTCACCAGCAGGGCGAAGGCGGCGCCCTGGGCGAAGAAGGCGAACGCCAAAGAGGCCCTGCCTCGCCGCAGCAGTTCAGTCATGGCGGCGAGCGTAGGGCCCCGGCTTACTTGTGGGTAGACATCGCCAAAGGTGAATTTCCTTCAGCTTCGACGGTCTCGGTCTTGGCGGCCTCGGCCTCCAGCAGCCTCTCCATCGGGCCCGCGGCCAGCACCCCGCTGACCCGGAAGGCGACCACCATCGTGGCGATCAGGACGACGGTGCCGAGCCAGACCATGGTGTCCACGGGGACGGTGTAGGCGCCGACGACCCGGGCGACGCACTCGGCGAGCAGCGCCACGCCCCAGACGACGGAGAACAGCCGCTCCCGCTGCCTGAAGGCCGCGGACCGGACCGAGGTGCCGCCGGTCAGCCGCGCCCAGGCGGCCTCCTTGACCGCGTCGCCCTTCACCAGGAAGGGCATCACCGCGGTGGTCATCATCGGCCGGCCGAGCCGGACCGAGAGCAGGATGCCGATGCCGACGGTGCTGCTGACCGCGCCGTCCTTGGCGAGCATCAGCCGCGGGTCCCCGGCGAGCGTGCTCACCAGCAGGGAGACGAGGTTGACCACCAGGATCAGGCAGGCCAGCGCGTTGGCCCGGCGCTCGCGCACCAGGCCCCACACGGTGCGCGCCGCCGGCACCACACTGCTCCAGGCGAGCGCCGCGACGGTGCTCGCGCCGAGGGCGTCCTTGAGGACGTAGTACGCGCCGATGGGCACGACCACGTCGACGATGAGCGGCTTGAGGTTGTCCAGCATGCTGGGGTTCTGCTGGGTGTTCCGGCTGTGGTTCCCCGTGTTCTTCGTCATGCCCTCAGCTTCCCGTCCGGCGGGGGTGTGCCGGTAGAAACGTTCGTCCGGACGACGGCATGACAGATGTCAGGCACCGGCGGATGGCACGGGTCATACCGCGGGTCATTTCAGCAGGTCGGGCAACTCCCGCATGTCCCCGAACAGTTGGGTGGCACCGGTGAGCCGCTCGGCCGGGGTCATCGCGGTGAACCCGTACACGTCCATCCCGGCCGCCACGGCCGCGCGGACGCCCAGCGGGGAGTCCTCCACGACCGCGCACCGCCCGGGGGCGACGCCCATCCGCTCGGCCGCGTACAGGAAGAGGTCGGGCTCGGGCTTGCCCTTGCCGACGTCCTGGGAGCTGAAGATCCGCTCCTCCCGGAACCACCGGTCGAGCCCGGTGGCGCGGTGCCCCACCCTGATCCGCTCATGGCTCCCGGAGGAGGCCACGCAGTACGGCACCCCGTCCGCGGCCAGCTTCTCCAGCACCTCGGCGGCGCCGGGCACGGGCCCCAACTCCCGCTCGAACGCGGCGAAGACCCGGGCGTGGAAGACGTCGTCGAAGTCGGCGGGCAGCCGCCGCCCGGTGCGCTCCAGGACGAGATCGTGCACCCGGTGCATCGCCGATCCCATGTAGTCGCGCAGGGAGTCCTCGTACGACGTCTCGATCCCCAGCTCGGTGAGGTAGGCCGCCAGGTGTCGGTTGGAGATCGGCTCGCTGTCCACCAGGACGCCGTCGTTGTCGAAGATGATCAGGTCATAGCGCATGGCCCCAGCCTAAGAGCCGGTGGCCAGGCCCCCTTCGCGGAGCTGCCGCAGGATGGCGTCCCAGAACCGGGCCCGCTCGCCCAGCGCCTCGCGCACCGCGCCGGCGCACTCCGCCCATTTCCGGGCGTCGTCGCCGCACAGGTCCACCAGCATGCGCATGGCCATGGGGGTGTGTTCGTCGGCGTCGACCTCGATGTGCCGGTGGAGGTAGTCCTTGAACCTGGCGAGGCTTCCGTCGCGGTCGTCGATGCGGACGACCTGCTCGAACATCTCCGGGATCAGGTCCTCGCGCCCGAAGGCGAACACGGCGGCCTGGACATGCACCGGGGCGGTCTCGATGACGTTCCAGGTCGCGCCGACGAAGTCCCGTACCGGGAGCGGCGCTCCGGCGGCCACGAGGGCCTTGGGGACGGGGGTGCCGGTGCGGAGCAGGCCGAGGAAGGCGTCCAGTGGTCCGGGGTCGGCGCCGGCGTCGTCCATCGCGGCCCGGTACAGCTCGAAGTGGGAGGTGAATCCCTCGCCCCACTCGTCGCTCTCCTCCACCAGGGTGATCTCGTTGATCAGCCGGCGGGAGGCGACCGGGCCCTGGGGCACCCACGGCACGCTGGTGCAGGTCAGCTGCCGCTGGAGGCTCTTCAGCAACGACATGAAGTCCCATACGGCGAACGCGTGGTGCTCCATGAACACCGCGACGTCCCGGCGGCTGTGGAAGCTCGTGTAGAGGGGGTGACCGGTGACCTCGGTGCGGACGGCTGCGATGTGCCCTTTCAGGGCGAGGACTTCGGGGTGCTCGACGGAGGACTTATAACGGGACATCGTCATGGACTGATAACGTGCCGAACTCTTCCGAGGACACTGTCCTGGAAACTGTCCCTTGAACGCAGAAAACCCCCGCACCAACCGGTGCGGGGGTTTTCCCAAAAATTGTTCGGCGGCGTCCTACTCTCCCACAGGGTCCCCCCTGCAGTACCATCGGCGCTGAAAGGCTTAGCTTCCGGGTTCGGAATGTAACCGGGCGTTTCCCTAACGCTATAACCACCGAAACACTATGAAACTATCAACCGGCACTTTGGTTGTTCGTGGTTTCAGAACCAACACAGTGGACGCGAGCAACTGAGGACAAGCCCTCGGCCTATTAGTACCGGTCACCTCCACCAGTTACCTGGCTTCCAGATCCGGCCTATCAACCCAGTCGTCTACTGGGAGCCTTACCCCATCAAGTGGGTGGGAGTCCTCATCTCGAAGCAGGCTTCCCGCTTAGATGCTTTCAGCGGTTATCCCTCCCGAACGTAGCCAACCAGCCATGCCCTTGGCAGAACAACTGGCACACCAGAGGTTCGTCCGTCCCGGTCCTCTCGTACTAGGGACAGCCCTTCTCAAGACTCCTACGCGCACAGCGGATAGGGACCGAACTGTCTCACGACGTTCTAAACCCAGCTCGCGTACCGCTTTAATGGGCGAACAGCCCAACCCTTGGGACCGACTCCAGCCCCAGGATGCGACGAGCCGACATCGAGGTGCCAAACCATCCCGTCGATATGGACTCTTGGGGAAGATCAGCCTGTTATCCCCGGGGTACCTTTTATCCGTTGAGCGACGGCGCTTCCACAAGCCACCGCCGGATCACTAGTCCCGACTTTCGTCCCTGCTCGACCCGTCGGTCTCACAGTCAAGCTCCCTTGTGCACTTACACTCAACACCTGATTACCAACCAGGCTGAGGGAACCTTTGGGCGCCTCCGTTACCCTTTAGGAGGCAACCGCCCCAGTTAAACTACCCATCAGACACTGTCCCTGATCCGGATCACGGACCCAGGTTAGACATCCAGCACGACCAGACTGGTATTTCAACGACGACTCCACCCACACTGGCGTATGAGCTTCACAGTCTCCCAGCTATCCTACACAAGCCGAACCGAACACCAATATCAAACTGTAGTAAAGGTCCCGGGGTCTTTCCGTCCTGCTGCGCGAAACGAGCATCTTTACTCGTAGTGCAATTTCACCGGGCCTATGGTTGAGACAGTCGAGAAGTCGTTACGCCATTCGTGCAGGTCGGAACTTACCCGACAAGGAATTTCGCTACCTTAGGATGGTTATAGTTACCACCGCCGTTTACTGGCGCTTAAGTTCTCAGCTTCGCCCCACCGAAATGGAGCTAACCGGTCCCCTTAACGTTCCAGCACCGGGCAGGCGTCAGTCCGTATACATCGCCTTACGGCTTCGCACGGACCTGTGTTTTTAGTAAACAGTCGCTTCTCGCTGGTCTCTGCGGCCACCCCCAGCTCAAGGAGTAAATCCCATCACCGAGTGTGGCCCCCCTTCTCCCGAAGTTACGGGGGCATTTTGCCGAGTTCCTTAACCATAGTTCACCCGAACGCCTCGGTATTCTCTACCTGACCACCTGAGTCGGTTTAGGGTACGGGCCGCCATGAAACTCGCTAGAGGCTTTTCTCGACAGCATAGGATCATCCACTTCACCACAATCGGCTCGGCATCAGGTCTCACCCTCATGAGTGGCGGATTTACCTACCACTCGGGCTACACCCTTACCCCGGGACAACCACCGCCCGGGATGGACTACCTTCCTGCGTCACCCCATCACTCACCTACTAACCGCTCGGTTCAGCGGCTCCACCACTCCCCTCAACTCCGAAGAGATCAGGGCGGCTTCACGGCCTTAGCATCACGATGCTCGATGTTTGACGCTTCACAGCGGGTACCGGAATATCAACCGGTTATCCATCGACTACGCCTGTCGGCCTCGCCTTAGGTCCCGACTTACCCTGGGCAGATCAGCTTGACCCAGGAACCCTTAGTCAATCGGCGCACACGTTTCTCACGTGTGTATCGCTACTCATGCCTGCATTCTCACTCGTCAACCGTCCACAACTACCTTCCGGTGCTGCTTCACCCGGCAGACGACGCTCCCCTACCCATCACAACACCCGTTAGGGCTACATGCTGCAATGACACGACTTCGGCGGTACGCTTGAGCCCCGCTACATTGTCGGCGCGGAATCACTAGACCAGTGAGCTATTACGCACTCTTTCAAGGGTGGCTGCTTCTAAGCCAACCTCCTGGTTGTCTGTGCGACTCCACATCCTTTCCCACTTAGCGTACGCTTAGGGGCCTTAGTCGATGCTCTGGGCTGTTTCCCTCTCGACCATGGAGCTTATCCCCCACAGTCTCACTGCCGCGCTCTCACTTACCGGCATTCGGAGTTTGGCTAAGGTCAGTAACCCGGTAGGGCCCATCGCCTATCCAGTGCTCTACCTCCGGCAAGAAACACACGACGCTGCACCTAAATGCATTTCGGGGAGAACCAGCTATCACGGAGTTTGATTGGCCTTTCACCCCTAACCACAGGTCATCCCCCAGGTTTTCAACCCTGGTGGGTTCGGTCCTCCACGAAGTCTTACCTCCGCTTCAACCTGCCCATGGCTAGATCACTCCGCTTCGGGTCTTGAGCGTGCTACTGAATCGCCCTGTTCGGACTCGCTTTCGCTACGGCTTCCCCACCCGGGTTAACCTCGCAACACACCGCAAACTCGCAGGCTCATTCTTCAAAAGGCACGCAGTCACGAGATGCAGCAAGCTGCATCCGACGCTCCCACGGCTTGTAGGCACACGGTTTCAGGTACTATTTCACTCCCCTCCCGGGGTACTTTTCACCATTCCCTCACGGTACTATCCGCTATCGGTCACCAGGGAATATTTAGGCTTAGCGGGTGGTCCCGCCAGATTCACACGGGATTTCTCGGGCCCCGTGCTACTTGGGTGTCTCTCAAGCAAGCCGCTGACATTTCGACTACGGGGGTCTTACCCTCTACGCCGGACCTTTCGCATGTCCTTCGTCTACATCAACGGTTTCTGACTCGCCCTACGGCCGGCAGACCGTAGAAGAGAGATCCCACAACCCCGCACACGCAACCCCTGCCGGGTATCACACGCATACGGTTTGGCCTCATCCGGTTTCGCTCGCCACTACTCCCGGAATCACGGTTGTTTTCTCTTCCTGAGGGTACTGAGATGTTTCACTTCCCCTCGTTCCCTCCACTTGCCCTATGTGTTCAGGCAAGGGTGACAGCCCATGACGACTGCCGGGTTTCCCCATTCGGAAACCCCCGGATCAAAGCCTGGTTGACGACTCCCCGGGGACTATCGCGGCCTCCCACGTCCTTCATCGGTTCCTGGTGCCAAGGCATCCACCGTGCGCCCTTAAAAACTTGGCCACAGATGCTCGCGTCCACTGTGCAGTTCTCAAACAACGACCAGCCACCCATCACCCCGAACCCATCAACAGGTCCGAGTGCACTGGGGCCGGCGACTGAGGAGAAGATCAGATCATTCCCTCAGACACCCAACAGCGTGCCCGACCAGAACCCGTCCGAGGATCATGCGTTCCACACTCCGAAGAGCAGTACTAACAGCCCCCGACCCGAACATCCGGCCGAGTAGTCAACGTTCCACCCATGAGCAACCAGCATCAGACATGCGCTGATGTACTGGCCTCTGACCGAGCAAGAGCCCGGTAAGAAGTGCTCCTTAGAAAGGAGGTGATCCAGCCGCACCTTCCGGTACGGCTACCTTGTTACGACTTCGTCCCAATCGCTGGTCCCACCTTCGACAGCTCCCTCCCACAAGGGGTTGGGCCACCGGCTTCGGGTGTTACCGACTTTCGTGA is a genomic window of Streptomyces sp. WP-1 containing:
- a CDS encoding MFS transporter, which gives rise to MTELLRRGRASLAFAFFAQGAAFALLVTRIPAIQDRYGISDALLPVFLAAVPVLAGVGSVTTEQLVKRVRPSRLLRWSQPVVLLALLAAGAGGQGQLAAVAVALGVFGLAVGMLDASMNMLGVSLQRSYGRSIMLSFHAAYSLGGIVGASLAWAGAHWQLALWVSYLPVVAVLLPATLVGSRWYVDGDAAAPVARGSGGGGVVFRLLLPLCLVMTFAYIGDSTVSNWSAKYLKDVLGSSEQLATVPYNVYMVTTLVGRALGDFGVRRFGAAAVVRLGALVAAGGFAVVAAAPGAWVGMLGFTLLGLGLCVLVPQTFAAAGRLFPGASDAAVARLNIFNYVGFLVGSPLVGAVGDAWSYRGAMLLPMVLVLVTLVYAGSFATSAGRYGGGHERPRTADVGRGSNGL
- a CDS encoding helix-turn-helix domain-containing protein: MAAAGERPLNEVQFLTVAEVATVMRVSKMTVYRLVHSGHLPAIRVGRSFRVPEQAVHEYLRDSYVGVETA
- a CDS encoding NAD-dependent epimerase/dehydratase family protein; translation: MGKVVLVTGAARQLGGRFVRRIQRDPEVERVIAVDAVPPAHQLGGADFIQADIRQPSMARVLAETGADTVVHLDVTGTALGGGNRATVKETNVIGTMQLLGACQKSPAVQRLVIKSSTNVYGSAPRDPAVFTETTPAKSLPSGGFAKDTVEVEGYVRGFARRRPDVAVCVLRFANILGPAADTPLASYFALPVLPTVFGYDPRLQFVHEDDVVEVLRLASHEPRRGTLNSGTFNIAGDGVLLLSQCSRRLGRPTVPLLLPAVTWAGSLVRTLGMTDFSPEQFRLLTHGRVVDTVQMRETLGFTPRCTTAEAFADFARGQGAGLLPPEAVAGAVDRIAALALPGGGRPTTQSADRGAR
- a CDS encoding acetoin utilization protein AcuC; this encodes MSGRAQLMWDEAVTGYDFGHGHPMDPVRLALTRKLIGALGVDRELEIVAAKPAGESTLRLVHRDDYIEAVKAASADPAGADTSYGLGTPDDPAFAGMHEVSALIAGQSVAAAEAVWRGEALHAVNFTGGLHHAMPGAASGFCVYNDAALAIARLLELGVERVAYVDVDVHHGDGVQAAFWEDPRVLTISVHEHPRTLFPQSGWPQETGAGAGEGAAVNLPLPAGTGDAGWVRAFHAVVPELLADFRPQVLVSQHGADTHFEDPLAHLAVSLDAQRAVQLACHELAHEYADGKWVALGGGGYAVVEVVPRSWTHLVAIAAGRPVTPETVIPEGWRQEVYARTRELAPQRMTDGRWPVSWAPWEGGYDPADRLDQSVLATRRSAFPLRGLLP
- a CDS encoding VC0807 family protein, with translation MTKNTGNHSRNTQQNPSMLDNLKPLIVDVVVPIGAYYVLKDALGASTVAALAWSSVVPAARTVWGLVRERRANALACLILVVNLVSLLVSTLAGDPRLMLAKDGAVSSTVGIGILLSVRLGRPMMTTAVMPFLVKGDAVKEAAWARLTGGTSVRSAAFRQRERLFSVVWGVALLAECVARVVGAYTVPVDTMVWLGTVVLIATMVVAFRVSGVLAAGPMERLLEAEAAKTETVEAEGNSPLAMSTHK
- a CDS encoding HAD family phosphatase, coding for MRYDLIIFDNDGVLVDSEPISNRHLAAYLTELGIETSYEDSLRDYMGSAMHRVHDLVLERTGRRLPADFDDVFHARVFAAFERELGPVPGAAEVLEKLAADGVPYCVASSGSHERIRVGHRATGLDRWFREERIFSSQDVGKGKPEPDLFLYAAERMGVAPGRCAVVEDSPLGVRAAVAAGMDVYGFTAMTPAERLTGATQLFGDMRELPDLLK
- a CDS encoding 30S ribosomal protein bS22; amino-acid sequence: MGSVIKKRRKRMAKKKHRKLLKRTRVQRRNKK
- a CDS encoding DUF3050 domain-containing protein; this encodes MTMSRYKSSVEHPEVLALKGHIAAVRTEVTGHPLYTSFHSRRDVAVFMEHHAFAVWDFMSLLKSLQRQLTCTSVPWVPQGPVASRRLINEITLVEESDEWGEGFTSHFELYRAAMDDAGADPGPLDAFLGLLRTGTPVPKALVAAGAPLPVRDFVGATWNVIETAPVHVQAAVFAFGREDLIPEMFEQVVRIDDRDGSLARFKDYLHRHIEVDADEHTPMAMRMLVDLCGDDARKWAECAGAVREALGERARFWDAILRQLREGGLATGS
- a CDS encoding lysophospholipid acyltransferase family protein translates to MADAKVIPFDDDRSRGSGSGSGPQRPGRRRGAGGRRGGRGDAGAGELGEVQRLPGRGPTAEDGPAGEDERPVEPSVPADEGGLERRVAAGLSFLRRRLTGEYEVDDFGYDAELTDQVLMSLLRPVYEKYFRVEVKGVENIPDKGGALIVANHSGTLPLDGLMMQVAVHDRHPAGRHLRLLAADLVFVLPVVNELARKLGHTLACAEDAERLLEQGELVGVMPEGFKGIGKPFSERYKLQRFGRGGFVSTAMRQGVPIIPCSIVGAEEIYPMIGNAKTLARVLGIPYFPLTPTFPWLGPLGAVPLPTKWTIQFGEPIPTDGYPPEAAEDPMLMFNLTDQVREQIQHTLYKLLVQRRSVFF
- a CDS encoding phosphatase is translated as MASVLAYLSAARLAGVVETPRERSLRRYRQFAARDPRVLLGIDPQGAWGEPELLALMARRCGVSADPRHRSGPDVIDPVRTLAALDAFAERLGAAARRHTPVLFGTGHPRSLLGFYAALADALSAAGCEVLTPAQGRCVDILTRFGLRTHRVDYVRRVALVRETGSGRPGCEPGAHCHSPLPVRVVLEAAAVAGTPLPELVVGDHGWLCGAGQLGFEAIGPADSDDPAPFVGQAQGAVRVVVPLDDGVRSSHYLPLTRYVLKRACLSQ